The Candidatus Celerinatantimonas neptuna DNA segment GCTTTCCCAGCTGTGCCCGTCTGGGGATGGGTATTAGCATTTATTGTCATTACAACGGCATTAAACATTCTTGGCGTCAAATCCAGTATGAACGTCAACATGATGCTGATGGCTTTCCAACTCATTGTCGTCGCACTATTTATTATTCTGGCCATCCGTAATATTGAAAGCGGACACGGCAGTGCAACTCTATTTTCGTTAGACCCACTAATCCATCATTATGGCCATACAGCTTCGGCTATTTTATCCGGTGCGGCAATTGCTTGTTATTCTTTCCTTGGTTTTGATGCCATTACAACAATGACTGAAGAAACAAAGAATCCAACCAAAACAATTCCTCTTGCGATCATCCTGGTCACTTGTATTGGAGGTGGGATTTTCATTTTGGCATCATATGTCACCACTTTGGTTCATCCATCACTTGCCTTTAAAAACGTCGACTCTGCGGCATTTGAAATTGCCAAAGATATTGGTGGCGCATTATTTAGTTCCATTTTCTTAGCTGGTATGATCATCGCCCAGTTCTGTTCTGGTATTTCAGCCCAAGCCAGTGCTTCGCGACTACTTTATGCAATGGGAAGGGATGGTGTTTTACCAGAAAAGGTCTTTGGTCAGTTACACCCTCGTTTTAAAACACCAGTTACAAACATCATTATTGTTGCAATTATCGGTTTATTGGCATTGACGATGAATGTTTCAACATCAACATCATTCATTAACTTCGGCGCTTTCATTGCCTTTACACTGGTAAACGTATCTGTAATTTTCCATTACTTTATCCGTGGGAAAAAACGCAGTCTGGGTGGGTTTATCAATTATCTGATTTTCCCTCTGGCTGGTGCAGTTTTTGACTTTTGGTTGTTAATCAGCCTGGATCACGATGCAATAGAGCTGGGTATCATTTGGGCCATTATCGGAATCACTTATCTCGCATTCATCACCCGTGGATTCCAGAAAACCCCACCAGAATTAATTGATGAATCAGCAGAAGCAAATGCTTAAAGAACGTTCAAAATAGCAAGTTAAATAACAACAAAAGGG contains these protein-coding regions:
- the puuP gene encoding Putrescine importer PuuP encodes the protein MENSTSFKRVLSLPHLILFGLAYMAPMIVFGIYGLIAQTTDGMSTSAYALALIAMLFTALSYGKMVKAFPVSGSAYTYTRKSLNDHIGFMVGWGTLLDYLFIPMAIWLIGSAYLNAAFPAVPVWGWVLAFIVITTALNILGVKSSMNVNMMLMAFQLIVVALFIILAIRNIESGHGSATLFSLDPLIHHYGHTASAILSGAAIACYSFLGFDAITTMTEETKNPTKTIPLAIILVTCIGGGIFILASYVTTLVHPSLAFKNVDSAAFEIAKDIGGALFSSIFLAGMIIAQFCSGISAQASASRLLYAMGRDGVLPEKVFGQLHPRFKTPVTNIIIVAIIGLLALTMNVSTSTSFINFGAFIAFTLVNVSVIFHYFIRGKKRSLGGFINYLIFPLAGAVFDFWLLISLDHDAIELGIIWAIIGITYLAFITRGFQKTPPELIDESAEANA